One Natronorubrum halophilum genomic window, CCCGTCGACACGGATTCCCGACACGACGCGACTGCCGATTACTCGAGGATGTCGGCGTCGTCCCAACTCGCAGATGCGGTCAGTCGATCGTCGTCGAACTCGATAGTCACGTCGTCGGCCGAGACGCCGAGCGTATCCTCGAGTTCGGCTTTGGTATCGTCGTCGATGCTCTCGAAGGTCATCGCGTAGTCGGCGCTGAGTCCGCCGCCGTCCTCGACGGAGAGGGAACTGACGAGTCCGGTCGCCGACTCGAATTCGTCGTCTCCGGCTGGATCGTCGAGGTCGTCTTCCGCTGGCCCGTCGGCGTCGTCTTCATCTAATTCGCCAGCCATGCCGATGACCATCTGGCCGTGGCCGGCCGTCTCGAGGAGCCAGCCGAACTCCTCGAGGACGTCCGTCGCACCGTCGCTGTCGCCCTCTCGGACGTCGAGCACCCGTCGGATCCGCTCGGTCGCGTCGGTTTCGTCGGCGTTGCCGGCATAGATGATCGCGTCCTCGCTGACGGCGATCGCGTCGTCCGGTGACGAGATCGCGTACTCGTCGTCGTTCTCGGCCGGTTCGTACAGTTCGTAGTCGGCGTACTCGTCGCTTCGCTCGTAGATCCGCGTCATCGAGACCGCATCGTCAGGTTCCTCGGTGAGTGCGTCGACGATTTCCTCGGTATCGATCTCGCCGGCGAGGACGTAGACGTCGTTGATCCAGAGCAGCTCCTCGACCGTCGTCTCGAAATCGGCTGCCGTGTCGCCGTCATCGTCGCCGTCCGTGGTGATGATTCCGTCCAGTCCGGTACCCCAGAATCCGAAGCCAACGCCGAGGGCGATGATCAACGCGCCCATCGCCGGCATCTCGAGCAACAGGTCGGTCTCGTGGACGAGCGCACCGTCGTCCGCCTCGTCGGACGCCTCGCGGTCGACCTCGTCTTCGAGGGCCTCGAACTCTTCGAGGGCGGCCCACTCGAGGGTGCCGAACTCGATGCTGCCGTCGGTCGCGGCTAGCCAACTTTCGGAGGGCGGATACTCGCTTCCCTCACCGCCGCCACCGAATCCGACGGTATCGAGACAGCCGGCCAGCCCCGCCGTCGAGGCGGCTGCTGTCAGACCGGTGCATTTCAGCACGGTGCGTCGCTCGGGATTCATATGCGCCGGTATTATGAGACGGTCGACAAATCAGTTCTGATTACAGTCAGCTACGGATTACGGAGTGATGTGGCGGAACGACGTGGCCGGTGAACGGAAACGGGGATGTTTACGTCGCTTCGCGTGGCGTGTGCGTCTATGAGTCGCGGTATTGGAGTCACCGAGACGCTCCGGGAGACGCTTCCGGAGTGGACCGCTCCGCTCTTCGAGCTGGCTGCACTCGGTGGCGACCTGCTGTTGATCGTCCCCGTTCTGGGGCTGCTGTACGTGACGAGCGTCTTCGTTTCGTTGCGACGGTCGACGGACGCCGGGGAGGGCCCGCTGTGTTCGGACCGGTCGGCGTTCGTGATCGCGGTCGTCTTCGGCGGATTGGCGCTCATCGTACTCCTGAAGGCGGCGCTCTCGCTGCCGCGCCCGCCCGCGGAACTACACGCCGTCTCACCCAGCGAGTACGGCTTCCCCAGCGGCCACACGATGGCCGCGACGATCTTCTGGGGGGCGATCGCGCTGTGGTCGACGATCGGGCGGCAACGCGCTCGGTTCGCCGTCGCCGCGGCGGTCGTCTCGCTCGTCGGTCTCTCCCGACTCGCCCTCGGCGTCCATTATCTCGTCGACGTCGTCGCATCGATCGCGTTCGGGCTGGTGTACCTCGCAGTGGTCGCGGGGATCGCGAACGGACGTCCCGGTCGAGCGTTCGTCATCGCCATCGCAATCGCAGGAATCGCGGTGCTCGTCGGCGGTGAACACAGCCGGGCACTCCTCGCGCTCGCGGGATCCGTCGGTGTCGGGACCAGCTGGTGGGTCCTCGAGCGAGCATCCGTTCGCCGCCGGCCCGTCCGAACGGTCGAACGGGGGCTGTCGGGATAGCGCTCGTCGGTTTCACAGGAGTACAACGATCGGTCGTCGTCCGAGCGTAGCCATCGTTTGTCAGGACTGTGTCCGGTCGGTCCAACCGCCGTCGCTGGACGTACCGTCGGTGGAACGGCCGGCCGACTCGAGAGCGGATCCGACGTCGGTATCGCCGTTTGTCTCCGCCGGTTCGGTGGTGGCCGGCGGCTCCGGCGGTTCGAACGCCGCCGTGAGGGTGTGCACGATTCGCGTCTCGAGCAGGTCGTCCAGATGTCGAGTCGAGCGGAGTCCGAGCGCGGCCAGCGCAACGAGGAGGAGGTAGACCGCGAGCAACGGTCCGGAGAGTGCACTCGCGAGCCCGGTCGCGAGGAAGGAGCCGAGAACCGCGAGCAGTCCGAACGCGCTCACGGCCCGCAGTGGACGATCGCGGGCGGCCGCGGCGAGTGCGGTTCCAGCGCCGGCGACGGCCGACGACGGTGCGCCCGCCGCGAGTTCGCGAACCGTTCGGTCGATCGTCCGGATGACGGGACCGACGGTTCGGGTCTCGCGGAGATCGACGACGATCACGTCGGGCTCCGGTTCCGCGGTGAGCCATCGATAGCCAGCGGAGGAGTTTGCACACTGCTTGCACCGCGTTACGAAACCGACGAGTCGCGAACTCGACACCGATCGCTGGATTCGCGTTCCGACGTTCGTAACCGGTGCGAGCACTGTTCGGGTCCGAGAGCGAGCGACTCCCCTTTCGAGCGGGCGCACCAGGAACGACGCCGGTCGTGGGTCCGTGGAGTCGCGTAACTGTCTGCCAACCCCGAGCACCCGGGCAAGAGCGGAGCGTTCGGTTGCCGCTCGGACACGCTTGCGTCCTGTGGCTATGAGCCGGCAAACGGCCGATCGCTCGCGTGCGCATTCGAACATCGCTCTCACTCGATTCGAGTGACGTCGCCCTCGAGATATGTCGTGTCGAGATCGAGGACGATGCTGTTGCCTACGCGGAGCGATTCACCGTGGAAGCGCAGCCCGCTCTGAGTATCCTGCGTGCGTAACTCGACCGTCAACGTCACGTCCTTGTTCGTGGGGTGTTCCCGGAGGTGGATCCCGCCGTCCTCGCTCTCGGTGACGATTTCCGCCGGTGTCTGTTCTACCGACGTGACCGTCGCGAGCGTCTCGCCGCGAACGGTCTCCGTCATCCCGGACTCGAGTTCGTTAGCGACCGACGGCCGCACGTTCCGGAGTTCGATTTCGGCGACCGTGGTCGTCGTTTCGCCGGCTTCGACCGTCGCGCCTCGGCGAACGACGTCGCCCGTCAGGTCGTAGTCGGCCGGGTGCAACTCGAGTTCGCTGTCGATGCTGACGGACGTCCCGCCGAACGTCGGCGTCGTCGCGCGCTCGAGGGTGACGAGTTCGACGCCGACGAGCGCACGTCGCTCGTCGGTTCCGTTCGGATACAGCTGCAGGTCGGTTACCGTTGCGACGGTGTGGGAACCGATCTGGACGGCATCTCCCGGTTCGATTTCGCCTGTGGTCGTCCCGGAGACCGTCGCGTCGAGCAACACCGCCGTTTCCGCGATCTGAAGCGAGTCCCCGTCGTGATCGAGGCTCGTCACCTCGCCGTCGGTGACGTACTCCTCGGTCTCGAACTCGAGGGTGCTTCCGCTCCGAAGGCGAGTTCCGGCGAACTCGAAGACCGATCCGTCTCGAGCGTCGTCGACGAGTTCGCCGTTGACGGCCACCCGGACCGTCACGCGGGGCTGGGTACCGTTCTCGCCGTCTCCGGGCGGCGGCGTGACGTAGACGTCGGTGACGGTAGCGTTGTGGCCGGAGCCGT contains:
- a CDS encoding phosphatase PAP2 family protein, which translates into the protein MSRGIGVTETLRETLPEWTAPLFELAALGGDLLLIVPVLGLLYVTSVFVSLRRSTDAGEGPLCSDRSAFVIAVVFGGLALIVLLKAALSLPRPPAELHAVSPSEYGFPSGHTMAATIFWGAIALWSTIGRQRARFAVAAAVVSLVGLSRLALGVHYLVDVVASIAFGLVYLAVVAGIANGRPGRAFVIAIAIAGIAVLVGGEHSRALLALAGSVGVGTSWWVLERASVRRRPVRTVERGLSG
- a CDS encoding DUF4330 family protein, with the translated sequence MPLIDDDGNLFGVVNVIDALAVVLLVAVLVAGVAFVGVLGTDGEPETRYATVDLGPQPDYVVDRIAAGDTTTVDGSGHNATVTDVYVTPPPGDGENGTQPRVTVRVAVNGELVDDARDGSVFEFAGTRLRSGSTLEFETEEYVTDGEVTSLDHDGDSLQIAETAVLLDATVSGTTTGEIEPGDAVQIGSHTVATVTDLQLYPNGTDERRALVGVELVTLERATTPTFGGTSVSIDSELELHPADYDLTGDVVRRGATVEAGETTTTVAEIELRNVRPSVANELESGMTETVRGETLATVTSVEQTPAEIVTESEDGGIHLREHPTNKDVTLTVELRTQDTQSGLRFHGESLRVGNSIVLDLDTTYLEGDVTRIE